In one Silene latifolia isolate original U9 population chromosome 10, ASM4854445v1, whole genome shotgun sequence genomic region, the following are encoded:
- the LOC141605725 gene encoding transcription factor bHLH35-like isoform X1: MDNFGEAEYQLYWETNMFYHSQELDSLGFEESFSTYYDSSSPDGIASPLGSKNIVSERNRRKKLNDRLFALRAVVPNITKMDKASIIKDAISYIQELQEQQGFIKTEILDLESYRSINNCDSPCSVDYDQDIPFVPTKPSKKKRLDHGNSESFSSNGSCKSPAIDDLEMRVSYVGDRTVVVSLTCCKREGVLVKLCELFEALKLRIITAHITVFSGRLLKTLFVEADEVEKDHLVVNIEAAISSARV, from the exons ATGGATAATTTTGGTGAGGCAGAGTACCAACTTTACTGGGAAACTAATATGTTTTACCATTCTCAAGAACTTGACAG tTTGGGATTTGAGGAGAGTTTTTCAACATACTACGATTCAAGCTCGCCTGATGGAATTGCATCTCCATTGGGATCCAAGAATATTGTGTCTGAAAGAAATCGAAGGAAGAAGCTCAATGATCGCCTCTTTGCTCTTCGAGCTGTTGTTCCCAACATTACCAAG ATGGATAAAGCTTCCATAATAAAGGATGCAATATCGTACATACAAGAACTTCAAGAGCAGCAAGGCTTCATCAAAACAGAAATTCTGGACTTGGAAAGCTACAGATCCATCAACAACTGTGATAGCCCATGTTCGGTAGATTATGATCAAGATATTCCGTTCGTTCCCACTAAACCAAGTAAAAAGAAAAGGCTTGATCATGGAAATTCAGAGTCTTTCAGCTCTAATGGTAGTTGCAAATCACCCGCCATTGATGACTTAGAG ATGAGGGTGTCATACGTGGGTGACAGGACAGTGGTAGTAAGCTTGACTTGCTGTAAGAGGGAGGGCGTTTTGGTAAAATTATGCGAGTTATTTGAAGCCTTGAAGCTTAGAATTATCACAGCTCATATTACTGTTTTTTCTGGGAGACTATTGAAGACACTTTTTGTTGAG GCTGATGAAGTGGAGAAGGATCACCTCGTTGTAAACATTGAAGCTGCAATTTCATCAGCCCGCGTCTAA
- the LOC141605725 gene encoding transcription factor bHLH35-like isoform X2, with amino-acid sequence MDNFGEAEYQLYWETNMFYHSQELDSLGFEESFSTYYDSSSPDGIASPLGSKNIVSERNRRKKLNDRLFALRAVVPNITKMDKASIIKDAISYIQELQEQQGFIKTEILDLESYRSINNCDSPCSVDYDQDIPFVPTKPSKKKRLDHGNSESFSSNGSCKSPAIDDLEADEVEKDHLVVNIEAAISSARV; translated from the exons ATGGATAATTTTGGTGAGGCAGAGTACCAACTTTACTGGGAAACTAATATGTTTTACCATTCTCAAGAACTTGACAG tTTGGGATTTGAGGAGAGTTTTTCAACATACTACGATTCAAGCTCGCCTGATGGAATTGCATCTCCATTGGGATCCAAGAATATTGTGTCTGAAAGAAATCGAAGGAAGAAGCTCAATGATCGCCTCTTTGCTCTTCGAGCTGTTGTTCCCAACATTACCAAG ATGGATAAAGCTTCCATAATAAAGGATGCAATATCGTACATACAAGAACTTCAAGAGCAGCAAGGCTTCATCAAAACAGAAATTCTGGACTTGGAAAGCTACAGATCCATCAACAACTGTGATAGCCCATGTTCGGTAGATTATGATCAAGATATTCCGTTCGTTCCCACTAAACCAAGTAAAAAGAAAAGGCTTGATCATGGAAATTCAGAGTCTTTCAGCTCTAATGGTAGTTGCAAATCACCCGCCATTGATGACTTAGAG GCTGATGAAGTGGAGAAGGATCACCTCGTTGTAAACATTGAAGCTGCAATTTCATCAGCCCGCGTCTAA